The Acidobacteriota bacterium genome contains the following window.
ATAAAAAGAAACGATTAAGTCAGGATCAGATTTGAATTCCTTGCGATTTCTATAAATCCACCTTTCCAATCCCCTGTGTCCTGACTCAGCTGTATCCCGGAAAGGATTAATTGCGCGACCATGACCATCCGTCCAGCGCCCTTCATGAGGTTTTTTCTGGTCCCTGTCACCCTGTGGCGTAGCTTTTCCTGTCCTGTAAGAATAGTCGACTTTTGCGATTGGTTCTATATCATTTGGCGGCCCTAATAATATGTAGATTTTCCCTCTATCTGTTTTCCATCCTGGTTTTGTTGAATCAGCAAAAAGAGCATTAGCTGTTTTAACTTTTTCCCAAAACTGCTCTCTAAATTCGTTCTTTAATGTCCAAGGTGTTGGATCTCTTTTTTGCCAAAATTTATAGATGAATTCTGTTCTTTCTATGTCTGACTTTAATTCTTTAAATTCCTTTTCTTCTTCGCTTCTTGAAATATATCTTGCAGGTCCGTTGATCCATTCTTTTATGTCATCCTTTTTTACATTATGAAGAATATCTGCTATTTCTATTTCGTGTGAATCAGAAGCTTTCTCTTCAACAGCTTTATCGCTAAAAGGAAATAAAAAGGCAAGCGCAGTTAAAAAATAAGCTACATACTTCTTAAAGTTTCTCTGCATTGTTCGCTTCCTTCAGATTTATATTGAATTTGCCTTTATTATTCTCAATTTTAGGTCTATAAATCTTCTTTGTTTAAAAAATCAGGTTCTTCTCCAGATTAGTTGATATGAGCAAAAGCATTTTTAACAACTAAAGAAAAATATTCAAGATCATGATACCCGTAAGCCTTTCGTTTGATGACCTTGATCTTATTGATGATTCCTTCCA
Protein-coding sequences here:
- a CDS encoding transposase, which codes for EGIINKIKVIKRKAYGYHDLEYFSLVVKNAFAHIN